One Streptomyces umbrinus genomic window, GGCCGTCCCCGTGTGGCCCGGTGCGCCGACCCCGCTCGGGGCGCGCTTCCGGACCGGTCCCGACGGTGTCTCGGGCACCAACTTCGCGCTGTGGGCGGGCGGTGCCGAGTCCGTCGAGCTGTGCCTGTTCGGCGACGCCGGGGACTCCGAAGGCTCGGGCGGCGAGGGCACCGAGATCCGGGTGCCCCTCACCGAGCTGACCCACGAGATCTGGCACGGCTTCGTGCCCGGCGTGCGGCCCGGGCAGCGGTACGGCTTCCGGGTGCACGGCCGCTGGGACCCGTGGACCGGCGCCCGATGGAACCCGGCGAAGCTGCTCCTCGATCCGTACGCCCGTGCCGTGGACGGCGACTTCACGCTGCCGCCGGAGGTGTACGGGCATGTGCGCGACTGGCCCCAGCAGCAGGTCGCGGACACCGTGCGCGACGACCGGGACTCCGCTCCCTACGTCCCCAAGGGTGTCGTCGTCCACGACGACGCGCCCGACGACGAATGGACGGACGACCGCCGTCCGAAGACGCCCTGGGCGGACTCGGTCATCTACGAGCTGCACGTGCGGGGCTTCACGAAGCTGCACCCGGACATCCCGGAGGAACTGCGGGGCACGTACGCGGGGTTGGCGCATCCGGCGGCGATCGAGCACCTGACCAGGCTGGGTGTGACGGCGGTGGAGCTGCTGCCGGTGCACCAGTTCGCGCACGAGGACCATCTGCTGCGCCGGGGCATGAAGAACTACTGGGGCTACAACTCGATCGGCTATTTCGCGCCGCACGCCGGGTACGCGGCCTCGGGGACGACCGGCCAGCAGGTCGGCGAGTTCAAGAGCATGGTGCGCGCGCTGCACGCCGCCGGTATCGAGGTCATCCTCGACGTGGTCTACAACCACACGGCGGAGGCGGGCGAGCTGGGCCCCACGCTGTCGCTGCGCGGCATCGACAACCGCGGCTACTACCGGCTGCAGAGCGACGCCCGGCGGTACACGGACTACACGGGCTGCGGCAACACCCTGCACGTCGTACAGCCGCACGTGCTGCGCCTGATCACGGACTCGCTGCGCTACTGGGTGACGGAGATGGGGGTGGACGGCTTCCGGTTCGACCTGGCGGCCGCGCTGGCCCGCTCCATGCACGACGTCGACATGCTGTCCCCGTTCCTGGCGGTCATCGCGCAGGACCCGGTACTGCGCCGGGTGAAGCTGATCGCCGAGCCGTGGGACGTCGGCTCCGGCGGCTACCAGGTGGGGGCCTTCCCTCCCCTGTGGACCGAGTGGAACGACCGCTACCGCAACGCCGTACGGGACTTCTGGCGGGGCGCGCTGCCGGACGTACGGGATCTCGGGTACCGGCTGTCGGGGTCGAGCGACCTGTACGCGTGGGGCGGGCGGCGGCCGTACGCCTCGGTGAACTTCGTGACGGCCCACGACGGTTTCACCCTGCGGGATCTGGTGTCGTACGAGCGCAAGCACAACGAGGCCAACGGAGAGGGCAACCGGGACGGCACGGACGACAACCGCGCCTGGAACTGCGGGACGGAGGGCGAGACGGAGGACGCCCGCGTACGGGGCCTGCGGCGCCGTCAGCTGCGCAACCTCCTCACCACGCTGCTGCTGTCCACGGGCGTGCCGATGCTGGTCGCGGGGGACGAGCTGGGGCGGACCCAGGGGGGCAACAACAACGCGTACTGCCAGGACAACGAGATCAGCTGGATCGACTGGACCCTGCTCGACGACCCCGACTGGCGGGCCCTCTTCGACCTGACCGCCCGTGTGATCGCCCTCCGCCACGCCCATCCCGTGCTGCGGCGGCGGGCCTTCTTCTCCGGCCGTGCCCACTCGGCCGACGGGCTGCGCGACCTGGCGTGGTTCACGGCCCGCGGCGCGGAGATGACGGAACGGGACTGGTACGCGCCCGCGGCGACGCTCGGCATGTACCTGTCCGGGCGGGACATCCCCGGCCGGGACGCGCGTGGCGTACCGGTCACGGACGACAGCTTCCTGGCCGTCCTCCACGCGGGTGACCGGCCCGCGAGCTTCGTCCTGCCCGGGGCGCCGTGGGCGGACCATTACGAGGTCGTCGTCGACACGTCGCAGGAGGAGCAGGGGGATACGCCCGGGGTGGTGCACCGGGCGGGGGCTGCGATCACTGTGCCGGCGCGGGCGGTGATGTTGCTGAAGGTGGGCTGAGAGGTGCCTTCCGCGATCCGGACACGTTCTTGACGTCCCGACCTGCCCGCTGGCAACGTCCCTTCTCATGAAGCTGTCCGCTGATCACCCGTGCGTGTGCGTCGCGCTCGTGGAGCGGCGCCATGTCGATCTGTGCCGGCAGTCCAGCGCCATCTGTCGCTGAGCCCGCGATCGCCACGCTCTCTTCCTGACCTTCTCCCCCACCTTTCCTGAGCAGCCTTCCTGAGCGCCGTCCCGGTTTCCGGAGTCCCTTCCCGGCTTTCCCGCCGCGCGTCCCGCCATGGGACCGCTCTGCCCCGAGGATCACGCATGCCCGAAATATCCCGTCGCACCTTCGGTGGTCTTATCGGTGGTGGTGCCGTGACCGCCGTCGCCAGTACGGCCACCGCCGCCGAGGCGGCCCCCGCCGAACGCCCGTTCAAGGCCCGCCCGGGCGGCTCCGCGTCCGCCCGCCGCCCCAACCTCCTGGTCATCCTCGGCGACGACCTCGGCCGGGCCGATCTCTCCTCCTACGGCGCCCCGCACATCAAGACGCCGAACCTGGACCGGCTGGCCCGGCAGGGGGTGCGGTTCACCGACGCGTATTCGGGGTCCGCGACCTGCTCTCCGACCCGGTTCAGCCTCTACACGGGGCGCTGTCCGGGCCGGACGCCGGGCGGGCAGGCCGACCTCGCCCCGGACAGGCCGGAGTTGCTGGCCGAGCTGAAGGCGTCGTGGGAGAAGATCGCGGACGGCCTGCTCCCGTACCCGACCGCGTAGTCGGGCTGCGCGGTCGGGCTGCGCGGTCGGGCGGGTCAGCCCAGGATCCCCCGGTCGTACGCCGTGGCCACCGCCGCCGCTCGGTCCTTGACGCCCAGCTTCGTGTACAGGTGGGTCAGGTGGGTCTTGACCGTGGCCTCGCTGATGAAGAGTTCGCGGGCGATCTCGCGGTTGGACGTGCCCTTGGCCACCAGGGTGAGGACTTCGCGTTCGCGGGCGGAGAGGGGCTCGTTGCCGGGGGCCCTGGGCGTGCGGACCGCGGAGACCAGGCGGGAGGCCACGGCCGGGGAGAGGACCGTACGGCCCTGGGCGGCCGCGCGTACGGCGGTGAACAGCTCGTCGCGGGGTGCGTCCTTGAGGAGGTAGCCCGTCGCGCCCGCCTCGATCGCGGGGATCGTGTCGGAGTCGGTGTCGTACGTCGTCAGGACGAGGACCTTGGCGCGGGCGCCCGCGCGGGTGAGGTGCGCGATGGCCTCGACACCGCCGCCGCCCGGCATGCGCAGGTCCATCAGGATCACGTCGGGGTCGAGCGCGGCGGCCCGCTCGACCGCCTCGACGCCGTTCGACGCCTCTCCCAGTACGCGGAAACCGGGCGCGGACTCGAACATGCCGCGCAGACCGTCCCGTACGACGGGGTGGTCGTCCACGACGAGGAGGGAGATCGTCCCCTCCACCGTGGGGTCGTCTGTCGCGTCAGCTGTCATGGCGTACCAACGGTACGCGAGCTGAGAGGGCCGTGCCGTGTCCCGGCTCGGACTCGACGGCGAGGGATCCGGCGACGCGTTCGGCGCGGGCGCGCATGCCGTCGAGGCCGAAGCCGGCGGCGGTGGAGCGGGCGGGGACCGCGAGCGGGTCGAAGCCGCGGCCGTCGTCGCGGATGTCCAGGATCACCTCGTCGCCGAGGAAGGTCAGGGTGAGGCCGAGGCGGGTGGCGTGGGCGTGCCGGGAGGCGTTGGACAGGGCCTCCTGGGCGATGCGCAGGAGGGTCGCCGAGATCTCCTCGTGGAGTTGCTCGGCGGTGCCGGTGACGGTGAACTCGGCGCGTACGCCCGTCCGTTCACCCCACTCGGCGACCGTCTTCTTCAGGGCCTCGGGCAGTCCGTCGTTCTCCAGGGCCACGGGGGCGAGGTTCTGCACGGAGCGGCGGGCCTCGCCGAGACTGTGGCGCGCGAGGGTGGAGGCGCGGTCGAGATGGGTGCGGGCGGAGGGCAGGTCGGGGGCGCTCGCGACGACCTGGAGCTGGGCGATGATGCCGGTCAGGCCCTGGGCGATGGTGTCGTGGATCTCCGCGGCGAGGCGTCGGCGTTCGTCGGCGACCCCGGCCTCCCTCGCCTGGACGAGGAGTTGGGCGTGCAAGGCGGCGTTCTCGTCGAGGGCCTGTTGCAGGGCGGTGTTGGTGCGTTCGAGTTCGGCGATGGTCCCGGCCCGCTCGCGGGAGCGCTGCTCCTCCTGCTGGTTGAGATGACCGACCGCCATCAGCAGGGCGCTGTTCGCGACGATCATCACGCCGAACAGCACCCACTGGACCGGGCTGTGGAACGGCAGCCCGCCGGCCTGCGCGCCCGCCACCACGACGACGGTGGCGAAGAGGCCGAGCCGTTGCCGGCGCGTTCCGGACATCAGTTCGTCGGTGTCGAAGTAGCCGGTGGACGCGTAGAAGGCGAAGAACGGGTTCAGCCAGGTGAGGGCGAAGGAGATCACCCAGCGCAGGACGTAGTAGAGGGTCCCGCCGCGGGACGGGGTCCGGCGGCCACGGCGGGGCCCGTGCCACAGCTGGAGCGCCACCGCGGCGACCACCAGCGCCCCGGCCGCGTACCACTCGGCGGGACCCTCCATGAGCTCGCCGGCGAGGACCGAAAGGACGGTGGAGACAAGAAGCAGCCCGTAGGGACCCCAGGTGTGGAGCTGGTCCCAACGGTGCTCGATCCGCTGATCCGCCTCGGTCATCTCCCCAGTCTGCACGGGCTCTCTCCTACTCCCACCGGAACCAGCGTGACGCCGCGGCCGTCAGCAGCACCGTCCAGGCCACGAGCACGCCCAGGTGGCCCCAGCCCGGCCAGTCGCCCGCCGCCGCCTGGTTGAGCGCCTCGGCGGCCGCGCCGAACGGTGTGCAGCCGACGATCCGGGCCAGTACGTCGGGCATGGTCTGCACCGGCATCCACACACCCGCGCAGAACATCGCCGGGAAGAACACGGCGGACCCGATGGCGCCCGCGATCTTCGTCGTCCGGGACAGCGCCGAGATCACCGCGCCCAGGGCGAGGGCCGCAAGCACGGCCAGAACCAGGGCCAGCGCGTATCCGAAGGGCTGCTCGGGCAGTCGTACGTCGAAGGCGAGGCGGCCGACCGCGAGGGCGAGCAGGGACGACGTCAGGGCGGCCCCGCCGTACAGCAGCATCTGCGCGGACAGCAGGGCGGCGGGCCGGACCGGGGTGGTGGACATCCGGCGCAGGATGCCGCGCTCGCGGTAGCCGGTGAGGGTCTGCGGCATCGCCTGCAGACCGCCGACGGTCAGGCCGAGCAGCACGCTCACCGGGACGTAGGCGTCGACCGGGCGCAGCCCGCCGAAGTCCGGGTCGGCGTCCCGGAAGGCGGGGATCGAGCCGAGGATCACCAGCAGGAGGGTCGGGAAGCCGAGGATCCAGAAGAGGCTGCCGGGTTCCCTGCGGAAGAGACGGACCTCGCTCTTCAGTACGGCGGGGTTGACGAGGGCCGTCTTTCCGAGGGCGGCGTTGCCCAGGGCCGTGCTCATGCCGCTGCCTCCTTCGTGGCGTCGCTCGGGGCGTCCGTGGTCGAGTCCTTGGTGGCGTCCGTGGTGACGTTCTTCGTGAGGTCGAGGAACGCGTCGTCCAGCGTGGCGTCGGTGACGCGGAGCTGGTGGGCCGTGACGTGGGTGCGGGCGAGGAGGGTGACGACGGCGTTGACGGTCTCGTCGGTGCCGGACAGGGTGACGCGGCCGTCCTTGTACTCGATCGACGCGAGCCCCGGGAGCGCGTTCAGGTCGCGGTCGTCCAGCTGGGCGGACGGGGTGAAGCTGATGACGGTGGCGCCCGCCGAGCGGCGGATCAGACCGGCCGGGGTGTCGAGCGCGGCCACCCGGCCCTTGTCGATCACGGCGATCCGGTCGCAGAGCCGTTGCGCCTCCTCCATGAAGTGCGTGACGAGCAGGACGGTGACGCCGTTCGCGCGGATGTCCTCGATGAGCTCCCAGGTGTCGCGGCGGGCCCGCGGGTCGAGGCCGGTGGTCAGCTCGTCGAGGACGACGATCCGGGGGTTGCCGATGAGGGCGAGCGCGATGAACAGGCGCTGTTTCTGGCCGCCCGAGAGCTTGGCGAACCGGGTGGTGAGCTTGTCGGTGAGGCCGAGGCGTTCGGCGAGGGGCCGCCAGTCGAGCGGGCCGGTGTAGAAGGCGGCGTACAGCTCCAGGGCCTCGCGGACGGTGAGTTTGGCCTGCAGCTCGCTCTCCTGGAGCTGTGCGCCGAGCACTCGGCGGGTGGCCGCGTGCTCGGTGACGGGGTCGAGGCCGGTCACCCGGACACGGCCCGCGTCGGGTACGCGCAGGCCCTCGACGCATTCGACGGTGGTGGTCTTGCCGGCTCCGTTCGGGCCGAGGACGCCGAAAATCTCGCCCTCCTCGACGGTGAAGGAGACGCGGTCGACGGCGGGCCAGCCGCCGTAGGACTTGCGCAGATCGGTGACTTCGATCATGGGTGTGGATGACATGCTCCGAGCGTCCCGCCGGGGCGGGGTCCGCCACATCGGCCGTCGCGCTCGAACGCGCATCAACCGATCGGTTGATGCCGTCGTACGACCCGGCGGCATCGTGCGTACGACCCGTCGAACACGCAGGTCGTAGGACCAGCGGCGGATCCGGGACCGGCCAAAACTCGGTGGGCGTTGTCAGTGCCGGTCCGTAGGCTCGCGTTGATGCCCACTACACCCGCGCCCGCCGCCGACACCCCTGCCGAGGAAGCCCCGGAAACCGAACCGGCCAGGAGCCGTTCCGCCGTACGAAGCCTGCTGCGCCTGTGGCCGTACGTGCGGCCCGTGCGCACGCGGCTCTTCACGGCGGCCGTCGTCGCGGTCCTCGCCTCGTGTACGGGGCTGGTGATTCCGCTCGTACTGAAGTGGATCGTGGACGGTCCTGTGGCCGACCGGGACACGGGCGGGGTGTGGCTCGGGGCGCTGTACCTGCTGCTGCTCGGGCTTGCCGAGGCGGTGCTGTTCGGGCTGCGGCGGTGGCTGGTGGCCCGGCCGCTCGCCGGGGTCGAGGCGTCGATGCGGGCGGATCTGTACCGGCATCTGCAGCGGCTGCCGGTGGTGTTCCACGACCGCTGGCCCTCCGGGCAGTTGCTGTCGCGCGGCACTACGGATCTGATGCTGCTGCGGATGTTCCTCGCCTTCCCGCTGACGTTCCTGCTGGTCAACGGCGTGACGATCCTGGTGGGCTTCGTCATCATGCTGGCCCAGGAGTGGACGCTCGGGCTGGTGCTGCTCGCGCCCGCCGTGCCCGTGATGATCGTCTGCTGGCTCTTCGAGAAGCGGTACTCGAAGGTGGCGCGGCGGGCGCAGGACCAGGTCGGCGATCTGACGACGCTCGTCGAGGAGAGTGTGCTCGGCATCCGGATCATCAAGGGCTTCGGGCGCCACCGCAGTCAGGCCCTCGCCTTCCGGGACCTCTCCCGCACCCTGCGCGGCACGGAGCTCGCCAAGGCACGGCTGCTCGCCTGGATCTTCGCCGCGATCACGATCCTGCCCGAACTCGCCATCGGTGCGGCGCTCGTGCTCGGGACGGTGCAGGTGGCCGACGGCGAGCTGTCCACCGGCACGCTGGTCGCCTTCCTGTCCACGGCTCTCGCGCTGCGCTGGCCCCTCGAGTCGATCGGCTTCCTGCTGGCGATGAGCCAGGAGGCGGCGACCGCGACGGAGCGGTACTTCGAGGTGATGGACGCGGAACCGGAGTCCGGCCTGGTCGTCCCGCCTCGGCACGCCGTGGCCGCAGAGGCGGGGGCGAAGACGGGCGCGGCCGTGGGCACCGGCACGGTCTCCGCCACCGCCACCGCCACCGGCGGACTCCGTTTCCACGCCGTCCAGTTCCGCTACCCGGACGCCCCGGCCGGCTCCGCTCCCGTACTCGACCGCATCGACCTCCACATCCGCCCCGGCGAGACCATGGCCCTCGTGGGCGGCACCGGCACCGGGAAGACGACGCTCACCGCGCTCGTCCCCCGGCTGCACGAGGTCACGGCGGGCCGGATCACCCTGGACGGCCAGGACATCACCGAGATGCCCCGGGAAACGCTGCGCGCACTCGTGGCGGTCGCCTTCGAGGAGCCGACCCTCTTCTCGGCGAGCGTGGGGGAGAACGTCCTCATGGGCGCCGGGGCCCACGCGGGCGAGACCGAGCTGAACCGCGCCCTGGCCGTCGCGCAGGCGGACTTCGTCCACGCGCTCCCCGGGGACACGGACACCCAGGTCGGCGAGCAGGGCCTCAGCCTCTCCGGCGGCCAGCGCCAGCGCCTCGCCCTGGCCCGGGCCGTGGTCGGCAGACCCCGCTTCCTCGTCCTGGACGACCCCCTGTCGGCCCTGGACGTACACACGGAGGCCCTGGTCGAGGCGGCCCTGCGCCGCGTCCTCGCCGACACGACCGCGCTGGTCGTGGCCCACCGCCCGTCCACGGTCATGCTCGCCGACCGGGTGGCCCTGCTCTCCGAGGGCCGTATCACCGCCGTCGGCACGCACCACGAACTGCTGCGTACGAGCGCGGAGTACGCCTGGCTGATGTCCGGGACGGCAGAGACAGCGACAGCGACGAGCGAGGGGGACAACCGATGACGGCGCCCACGACCACCGCGCCGACCGACGAAGAGGACCGGCCGGCACCTCCGCACAGGAACGGCGACCCCTTCGACCGCGACTCCCTCCCCGCTCCCCCGCGCGCGACGGCCGGCCTTCTGCGCTCCCTGCTCGCGCCGATGAAGGCCCGCGTCGTCCTCGCCGCGGTCCTGCTGCTGCTCCAGCAGGCCGCCGTGCAGGCGGGCCCGCTGCTCGTGGCGTACGCCATCGACCGTGCCGTACCGGCCTTCCGCGGCGACGACCACGGTCCGCTGATCGCCGTGGCGGTCGCCTACGTCCTGGCGTCGGTGGCGGCCGGCACGCTCCAGTACGGCTTCGTCCTGACCTCCGCCCGCGTCAACCAGGACGTCCTGCTCGACCTGCGCGGCCGGATCTTCCGGCACGCGCAGGCGCTCAGCGTCGACTTCCACGAGCGCTACACCTCGGGCCGGCTCATCTCGCGCTCCACGACGGACGTCGAGTCGCTGCGCGAACTGCTCAGCGAGGGACTCCAGGAGCTCATCACCGTCATCCTGTCGTTCGTCTACATCTCGGCGCTGCTGCTCTGGCTGGACCTGGGCCTCGGCGCGGTCGCCGTGGCCTCGTTCGTGCCGCTGTACCTCCTCATCCGGCTCTACCGGCGCCGCGCCGGACGGATCTACAGCATCCGCTCGACCGCCATCGCCGCCGTCATCGTGAAGTTCGCGGAGACGATGAACGGCATCCGGCCGGTGCGCGCGTTCCGCCGCGAGGCCGTCAACGACGCGGACTTCCACGTACTCAACAGCCGCCACGAACGCATCAACGGCGACGCCATCCTGGAGATGGCCCGCTATGTCATCGGCTCCCGGCTCGTCGCCAACACGGCGGTCGCGGGGATCGTGCTGTGGGGCGCCTACCGGGTGGCGTCGGGCTCGCTCGCGCTGGGTGTACTGGCCGCCGCGGTGCTGTACCTGCGCCGGCTGTACGACCCGATAGACCGGCTCGGCATGTTCCTCAACTCGTACCAGTCGGCGGCCGCGTCACTGGAGAAGATCGCGGGTCTGCTGGCCCAGGTCCCCTCGGTGCCGGAGCCCGCACGGGCGCGTGCGCTGCCGGAGCTCGTCTCCGAACACCCTGGCCGCGAGGTCGAGTTCATCGACGTCCGCTTCGCGTACCGCACCGGCGGCGAGGTGCTCCCGTCCTTCTCGCTGACCCTTCCGGCGGGCCAGACCGTCGCCGTGGTCGGCTCCACGGGCGCGGGCAAGTCGACACTCGCCAAGCTGCTGGCCCGCTTCTACGACCCCACGGACGGCCGGGTCCTCCTCGACGGCGTCGACCTGCGCGAGCTCTCTGTCCGCGAACTGCGCCGCGGGGTGGTGATGGTGACGCAGGAGGCCTTTCTCTTCTCCGGCACGGTCGCGGAGAACATCGCCATCGGCCGCCCGGATGCCTCCCGCGAGGACATCGAGCGGGCCGCGAAGGCCATCGGCGCCCACGACTTCATCAGCGCCCTGCCGGACGGCTACGACACGGACGTACGCAAGAGGGGTGGCCGCATCTCGGCCGGTCAGCGGCAACTCGTGGCGTTCGCACGGGCGTTGCTCGCCGATCCGGCGGTCCTGATCCTGGACGAGGCCACCAGTTCGCTGGACGTGCCGGGCGAGCGGGCGGTGCAGCGCGCGATGGACACGGTCCTGCGCGGCCGGACGGCGGTCGTCATCGCCCACCGTCTGTCGACCGTCGAGATCGCCGACCGGGTGCTGGTCATGGAGCACGGCCGCATCGTCGAGGACGGCAGCCCGGCCCAACTCGTCGCGGACACGGGCAGGTTCGCGGATCTGCATCAGGCGTGGCGGGACAGCCTCGTGTAGGCGGGACAGCCTCGCACGGCGGGGTGGTGGGCGACATCTGCGACGCCCGGACGGGCGCACGGGCACGGCACGGGATGGGGCCAATGGTTGACGCGTACGAGGATCCGGGCACGCCCGACTGTCGCGGTGGAGCGCGGTATCTCTGGTGGCTGGTCGCCAGGCAGCCGGGCCGGGCCGCCGCGGGGGCGCTGCTTGGCACCGTCTGGATGGTGCTGATGGCGCTGACGCCGTATCTGCTGTCCCGCGCGATCGACGACGGCCTCGAACCGGGCGACCAGGCGGTGCTGGCCGGCTGGTCCGCCGCGCTGCTGGGTGTCGGGGTGTTCAACTCCTGGGTGAGCATCATGCGGCACCGCACGATGACCAGGCTCCGGATGGACGCCAACTTCCGGTCGGTCAAGCTCGTGGTGGGACAGGCGACCCGGCTGGGCGCCACGCTGTCGCGCCGGACAGCGGCCGGGGAGGTCGTCACCATCGGCGTCGGTGACGTGCAGACGATCAGCCAGTCCCTGACGGTGGTCGGCCCGGGCGTGGGCGCGACCGTCGCCTACGCCGTCGTGGCCGGAATGCTGCTGTCGGTCTCGCTGCCGCTGGCCGCGGTGGTGCTGCTCGGGGTGCCGGTGATAGTCGTACTCGTCGGTCCGCTGATGGGGCGGTTGCGGGGCGCGGAGACGGAGTACCGCGAGCGGCAGAGCGTGCTGACGGCGCGGATCGGCGATCTCGCGGGCGGGCTGCGGGTCCTCAACGGCCTTGGTGGCAAAGGGCTGTTCGCCGACGCCTTCCGCCGTGACTCGCAGCGGCTGCGGGTGCAGGGGTACCGGGTCGGGTCGGTGACGAGCTGGATCCAGGCGCTCGGCGTCGGGCTGCCGACCGTGTTCCTGGCCGTCGTTACGTGGCTGGCGGCCCGGCTCGCCGCTCAAGGGTCCATCACGATCGGCGAGTTGGTGTCCGTGTACGGCTATGTCGCGGTCCTGGTGGCGCCGGTGGCCTTCTTCGTCGAGTGCGGCTATCAGCTCAGCCGGGGTGTGGTGGCCGCCCGGCGCGTCGTACGGTTCCTGTCCCTGGAGCCGATGGAGACGGGCCGCACCTCCGTGGACGCGCCCGCCGAACCCTCCGTACTGCACGATCCGCGGTCCGGCGTGCGGGTGGCGCCCGGCAGGCTGACCGCGCTGGTCGGCGCCCGTCCGGCGGAGTCCGCCGCCGTGGTCGACCGGCTCGGCCGGTACACCGCGTCGGCGGCGACCTGGGGCGGCGTACGCCTCGACGCGATCGCCCTGCCACAGGTCCGGGCACGCATCCTGGTCGCGGACAACGAGGCCGACCTGTTCGCGGGCACCCTGCGCGACCTGGTCTCCGGCCGCGGGGACCCCGACGAGGAGACCGTCGCCGGGGCGGTGCACGCGGCCGTGGCGGACGACGTCGTGCTCGGGCTGCCGGAGGGGCTCGACTCGGCCGTCGACGCGCAGGGCCGCAGTCTCTCCGGAGGCCAGCGGCAGCGCGTACGCCTGGTGCGGGCGCTGCTCGCCGACCCCGAGGTGCTGCTCGCGGTCGAGCCCACCTCGGCGCTGGACGCGCACACCGAGGCCGCCGTCGCGGCGCGGCTGCGTGCGGCGCGCTCGGGCCGCACGACGGTCGTGACCAGCACCTCGCCGCTCGTGCTCGACCAGGTGGACACCGTGTACTACCTGGTCGACGGCAAGGTCGCGGCCGTCGGCGGCCACCAGGAACTCCTCGACGGGGAGCCGGGATACCGCGCGCTGGTGGCCCGCGACGCGGACGACCCGGACGACCCGGACGGTGTGGACGGTGTGGACAGTGTGGACGACACGGACGCCGACGA contains:
- a CDS encoding ABC transporter ATP-binding protein, yielding MTAPTTTAPTDEEDRPAPPHRNGDPFDRDSLPAPPRATAGLLRSLLAPMKARVVLAAVLLLLQQAAVQAGPLLVAYAIDRAVPAFRGDDHGPLIAVAVAYVLASVAAGTLQYGFVLTSARVNQDVLLDLRGRIFRHAQALSVDFHERYTSGRLISRSTTDVESLRELLSEGLQELITVILSFVYISALLLWLDLGLGAVAVASFVPLYLLIRLYRRRAGRIYSIRSTAIAAVIVKFAETMNGIRPVRAFRREAVNDADFHVLNSRHERINGDAILEMARYVIGSRLVANTAVAGIVLWGAYRVASGSLALGVLAAAVLYLRRLYDPIDRLGMFLNSYQSAAASLEKIAGLLAQVPSVPEPARARALPELVSEHPGREVEFIDVRFAYRTGGEVLPSFSLTLPAGQTVAVVGSTGAGKSTLAKLLARFYDPTDGRVLLDGVDLRELSVRELRRGVVMVTQEAFLFSGTVAENIAIGRPDASREDIERAAKAIGAHDFISALPDGYDTDVRKRGGRISAGQRQLVAFARALLADPAVLILDEATSSLDVPGERAVQRAMDTVLRGRTAVVIAHRLSTVEIADRVLVMEHGRIVEDGSPAQLVADTGRFADLHQAWRDSLV
- a CDS encoding ABC transporter transmembrane domain-containing protein gives rise to the protein MVDAYEDPGTPDCRGGARYLWWLVARQPGRAAAGALLGTVWMVLMALTPYLLSRAIDDGLEPGDQAVLAGWSAALLGVGVFNSWVSIMRHRTMTRLRMDANFRSVKLVVGQATRLGATLSRRTAAGEVVTIGVGDVQTISQSLTVVGPGVGATVAYAVVAGMLLSVSLPLAAVVLLGVPVIVVLVGPLMGRLRGAETEYRERQSVLTARIGDLAGGLRVLNGLGGKGLFADAFRRDSQRLRVQGYRVGSVTSWIQALGVGLPTVFLAVVTWLAARLAAQGSITIGELVSVYGYVAVLVAPVAFFVECGYQLSRGVVAARRVVRFLSLEPMETGRTSVDAPAEPSVLHDPRSGVRVAPGRLTALVGARPAESAAVVDRLGRYTASAATWGGVRLDAIALPQVRARILVADNEADLFAGTLRDLVSGRGDPDEETVAGAVHAAVADDVVLGLPEGLDSAVDAQGRSLSGGQRQRVRLVRALLADPEVLLAVEPTSALDAHTEAAVAARLRAARSGRTTVVTSTSPLVLDQVDTVYYLVDGKVAAVGGHQELLDGEPGYRALVARDADDPDDPDGVDGVDSVDDTDADESDLTAASDLDAEEAVR